In Rosa rugosa chromosome 4, drRosRugo1.1, whole genome shotgun sequence, the genomic stretch TATGTAACCGTTGCTCATAATTAGTAATATTTGGGACGAGAGTTAAACATTAAAAATACGTATATAAATAATTTGGTATCTTTTAGTGAAAAATACTTTAAAAAATTCGGccataaaatacaaaaaatgcAAATTATAAAATTCGATACATACGTGATTAAAACGAAATGTAATGAAAAATATGAACATAAAAATACGGACATACAAATATCAATATTTATCATTTCTAATACTTATAATTTAAAAATACTATACAtttgaaaaatataataaaatacATGACATTTAAACTTATAACCTTAAAGGTTAGAGATGATTAAAATTATAGTCCTTACTATTTGTACGAATATTAATTATTCATGAATTAAAATTTAGCCTCTTATGAGTCCTATCTATATTAACCCCTCACAGCTGGGGATGGCCTAACACGGTGGTGGTCGATTCATTCCCCTAAAATTCTAAATAGGAAAAAAGAGAGGTCCCTCCTAGAGTTGCGCAGTTCAAAGCGGATAAAATCTAGGAGAGAAGCAGCAGCTAGTTTCCGCTGACCCTTAAATACAGGAGTAAAGAAGTTGCATTTGAATTTGGATAATAATGGATTGTTATTCCGTAACGATACGTGCAATGCTTCTATTGCGTtccattccaattccaattccaatctCATTCTCGTACACCACCACCGACTTTTACGCTCTCTGGATTTGACGAATTGACGTTCACGTTCCACGTCATGCAGTTGCTGCCTCGTGGTTGGTCGGCTGGGGTCCACGTTTGAATTTTCTAAAGCCTCTCGATTTCTTTATGTCGACCATTTTGGATCTAACTGCGGAGTGGATAATTGCAACAAGAAAGAAGCTAGTGTTTAAATTTCCATTAAATATGCATTGAcggatgagaaaaaaaaaattctttattAATTTTAAGAAAATGACGGATAAGAATGTTTTGAATTGGTGGTTTAAATATTAGTTGATGTtacttgaccaaaaaaaaaattatcagttgatgttttaaataaataattaaaagttGAATCTAACCGTTCTTATTGTAAGGGAGCCTATTAATTAGATAACCAGATTGTTTTCCTAGACCACAGTGTAGATTGAGATCTCAAATTCGATATGGTCTCctcaattaacaaaaaaaaaaaaaaaaaaaaaaactgaaacagTAAGAAAAGTAACACAGTATGTCTTGACTTCCTATTCacaataaaatatatttaaattttTCACTGTATGTGTTAATAAACGTGATAATCTCATATCGTGTCGCCTTCAACATTCGGATGATCTAGCCTAAGTTTGAACTTTGTTGAACAATTGAATATGTTCTTGTTCTTTAAATTTCGATATGCATTATTTTAGTTATTTATGAGGACGTAATATTCCGTTCGTTCAACTATTTTAAATCTAGTTATAGTAAACGGTATTGTTTAATTACAAAATGGACTAATGTTTTTGCTCTTCAGCTTGTTAAAATTAACGGACTCGGTTCCATTCTAAAAGGGCAAAGAAAAACTATTTGTAAGAtaagggaaaaaaagaagaagaagaaacaaaggtGTGAGTGTGACCGGGATTATGTGGTCGCTGGGGAGGACGTGAATGCGTGTGGAGAAAGGGGAGCGTGGGTCTACAGTCCTTATCCGTTAAAAGACCGAAAAAGTGGAACAACAAAAACAGTGGGCCCCTCACTCTCGTATCATATCCAATAGGTCTGGTCCTGGTTAGGTATTTCACTATCCTTATCCTTAATTATGATGTTTGCCCGATTAACTCCGGCAATTATCAAACCACGctctttgaagtttgaacaaaGATGGGCGTTGCTCCCCCACTTCTTTTGGACTAGAATTACATAGAGTTTGATCTTGTCAAGTCTCAACCTAATTAGCTCTACAGTCTACATTGTTGACACCCTTGAGAAATGAACCACAGCATCATTTTCTAGCTTTTCTTGTTCAAGTTAAATCAAAGACTAGTGAAATTATTGGACTTTTTTCATTCGGTGGATAAATATCGTTGCACTATCCGATCGGGTATaacaatacttttttttttttataaaagatAAGTTACGTATGATTTTCGTCAATATGATCAATGTGCGCACTAGAGGAGGATACTGTTGGAATTGTGTGACTCGATACGAACTAGGATGTGGAAAAGATATAGTCTCACATCATAAAGGAAGAAGACACGACAACATAAGGAATATAAATGGTTGGTTTATTCCTTATAATACCAAGGCCTTTTGGGATAAAACTCCACAAATGTTGACATTAGGGGGTTAATTGGGGACAATATCGGTACTATGCCTATGAGAGGACCACGAGGGTTTTGTTGCCTACAATAATTAGTTATAGAGCTGAAGGTTCGATTGGGACACCTCATCATTCAATGTGAATGCGGGCAGAGGTGGATGATCAACGTGACAACTCAAATGTGAGATAGGTGGAGCAGGCTAGCTCGAAGAAAATTCCTATTAAGGTGTGAGCCAAATTGTAGGCTCAGGCTGAAGTGCCTCAGAGAATAGGTGAAAATTCCTAGTTGTGGAGTCGGGTTGAAAGCTCAAGGTGGAGTGACTCAAAAGCTAGTTGGAGCAAACGCTCAAGTAAAATCATGATCGAAGGTGAAGTTGCAAGAGACCGTGATATGACTCAAGGGAATGAAGGTTGGCGAGAGAGTTTGTAACAGTTTGTATCTCGCTATGGTGGAGATTGTTAAAGTTGTGTGGCTCGATACAAATTAGAATGTGTAAAGTAAAAAATCTCACATCATAAATGAGACATGACAACATAAGAAATATAAGCGGTTGAATTACTCTTTATAGTATTGAGGCATTTCGTAATAGAACTCCACACCTATTGACATCAAGATAATTAAGTTAAGTGATGACAATATCAGACTATGCCTAAGAGAAGGACCATGTAGAGTTCAGCTGCCACAATAGACACCTTCTCAGGCCTTGAATGAAGCAGGATGGACTTTTCACTTCTCCAAATAAGTCTCGGTTAGAATAGAAAGTAAAAATGGACAGCCTGACAGACTTTTACTTTTTCAGCTTCTAGTATATAGTTAAGATCTTTCCACACACTTTCCAGAACACCAGACTATCTCCCATACCACAACTAAGCTCTCTATGAGGCTCGAAGAGATTCTCTTAGTTATAAAGTGATTGGAACTCTACTagtaatttcattttccaaagCCCAGTTCTAAGCCCAACCCAAAACTAAGCCCAAATTCCCCCCTTCCctttgtttcaactttcaacataACGACCTTAACTGTCTTTCTCTAACAACCATTTCCTTTCCCAGACAATCGATACAGTTAAGGAAGCAATAAATGAACTCAGATTCCAAACTCTCATGAGCTGAGAGATGATGGTACATACTCGTACTATATCCAAGCTCACAAGACCGAAACGCATCTGATCGGAGCTCGTCCTCGCCGGCGGTTATCCATGCCGGGCCCCGGTCCGCACCTGATGTACGCCATGGGTTCGGGTCTGGCTCTGACCACTCTCACCAACGGCAGGTTCAGCCCCCACCACACCCTGATCTATACCGTCAACGCCTTCTTCGGCCCCGACATCGGATCCTTCACCGAATGGCTGGCCTCCCTCGTCGGCGGCTTCGGCTTCGACTTCGGCTCCGAGCTCGCTGACGCCATCCACCACCCCTTCTACTACGTCATCATTCTTGGCCTCCCTCTTTGTATTCTCTACTCCTGGCTCTCCAGAATCTTCCTCCTCAATAGGGTCCTCGACTCCTTCCCTCCGGTGAGTCCCTGACGTCATCAAACATTTCCATGTCCTTGTTTGCTTCCATTGAATTAATATCTCAAATCTCCACCATTTCCTTAATTTGTATGATTGTAAGAACTTCATGAAAATTGTAAAGAGAAAATCTTTTCGATGATTTATGATTATAAGATCATGACACACGTAGTTGTGTTTTGTGGTACAGGTTCCCCTAACAAAGTTGCAGTGCATCTTGTTGGTGTCAGCCGGTTCTTTGTCACATTTTTTCCTCGATCACTTGTTCGAGGTAATATGGAGGCGTCAATTGATAAGCGAATGTTGTTTAGATGTTCGGATGTTTGGTATTTTGTTATATGCTGCTAGCTGGATATGATTTAGAATTAACAAAAGTAAGAATAATGATCATTTACCTTAAAAGATTGTTCTCTATAAGGAGAGCATCAATGACTTGAGTTTGGCATTTGTTTCCGCATTAGTTTCATAGCAAATAGGGATGAACTGTATCACAGAATTTAAGTTCAATAAGGTTATACATTTAGAGAGCATTCGGAGTTTTGGCTACTAAAAATAGTTGAGAGGCTGACGGACAGCTGACAGAAGCAGTGGTTTTCTATGCGACTGGTCCTGGAGTTTGATGAGTAGCTAAGATACTTTATATGCTTGTTAAAGTCTTGTAGTCTTTTCAAATCATGCATTTCTGATATGAGTTTTTGTTCTACGGGCTATGGGAATCGCGAGTCATGTATATTCTCTTTACTTTTCAGGAAAATGGGCATTCTGGTACGTATACATGGATTTTGAGCACTGGTTGGTGGGAGGGCCGCGCACCTATTAATCCAGATGCTGTTGTTGTCGTCGGCCTTTTATGCATTGGCTTAATTGGTGGCTTTATTTACATCAACAGGTGATTGTTTGAGGCAGTTCAtgtgttttgttttctctttttcccAAGAATGGGACAGATCCTCGACATATATGTTGATCAAATGTTTTGGTATGCAGAGTTAAGCCTCCCAAGTCTGTTAACAAATATTCATCAAATGAATCATTCCAACTAATCATCATCATAGCAAGCCTGTACTGCTTATGGTGCACAAGCCAAGTATACTTGGTTAATCCTCGTCGGCCAGCAGTTGGTGAAGAAGCTGACCTTGGAGTTCTCGTGTTTCTAGccacttttctctttttccctCATTTTTTGTGTATATTGTCCATGCACCCAAGAGGTCATGAGGGGTTGCTGCTTCCAAAATAACAGTATAATCATATTGATAAAGAGGACATGCCACGCTTGCTGTCGAGTATGATCGAAGTAGATTTTCCAAGTCTTGCCACAGCCCtgagttttgttttgttgtagCTTGTTACCATGATTTTTCAGGTATGTTTCAAATTTGTATCTTTTATGTTTTGTCCTGATATATAATTTGTATCTTATTACTAGCTTTACTGATATACAAATTGGAAGAGCTTGTTGACTATAGCTGTACCTTGTAATTCACTTGACGAAGCTTGAATTTCTGCTCTTTTTCTAGCAGAAACCCTTGCATTGTATAATATCTCAACAAATGATGACTACTTTTTGGATATTGTATTGTTAGAAGATATCAAATTTCTAGGGTTCAGTCTTATCTCAGTCTTTGTTTATTCAGGATTTTGTGGCAACAGGAGTTTGAGGTTCTCACATGAAGAGGCACCAACACTGCAAGGGAGTGTTTGTGCCAAAGAGTGATTTACGATGCAAAGAGTATGCAAGACAGAGATTTGGGATTCTAGGTTTGGGGTGTAAGAAACTTGAAAGCACAATGTTCATTTGAATTTTGAGATAATTTCTAAACCATAACTAGAAAATAGCAGTTCGTCTACATAATTACAAGTTTTATTAACACTACATGTGATAAACCAAAGCCATCCTTTAGTTCCTTATTGCACCATGGTAGGTTTGTCAGATTTTGGAGCTAATAGCCTTGATGGCCTTCTTTGCGAATGCGGGGAGCTGGAATGCAGCAGTGTGCATCTGAAACAATGAAAATGGAGTAATCAAACTAATTAGATATCCAAGCACCCACAACAAGAGAGACTACATTGCAACATTTCCGAAACGAGGGGAATTTACAGTACCTCCGAGTTtatcttattctcaaaaaagaaaaaacaacagTACCTCCGAGTTGTAGAACTTGTGGGGTACCTTTGCCACACCATAATGCTCAGGGTTCAGTGGATTCATAGGGTGTTTGAAGTCCACTGCTGGTCCTTCAGGGGAGCAAAGCTTGAAACCGATGATGCCGCTGGAAACAGATCGGATTCCACGGTAGAATACATTAGCAAATAGCAGTAGTTTTAATAGTGAGAAGTTAGAATACAAAGGAATTCTTCTGCTCTTGCCTTGAATACGCAGGAACTGTAGTTTAAGCATGATTTGCGACAGTTCGATATGCTATCTGCAATTTCTTAAAAATCCTTATGCCAGTAATTCTCAGCTGGTGTAGACATGACACGGCCAGGGCGAAGATCACGTGCAGTTGATTTCAAGTAGTGTTGGACAGAAAGGTCTTTGCCTCCAGGCCCTGTATGTACGTTATTCGGGAAGATGTTTTAAGTTTCCGAGATGGAGCTTCAGAAATGAAAGAGAATAGGGAAAATACCCATGTTCACAAATGCATCAAGTATAATGGCATCATAGGTGCCTTGAGGAACTGACTGCATGAATAAATTCCTGCATATTGGCAATAATAAGGCACAGAAAAAATGTAGTAATAGAATTCTTTAATAAGCCAAATTAGACTGATAAAATGCCTTATCATACCGTCACCAATATGCACATTGACTCTTTGATCCTCATATCCAACTGCTATGTTAGGGATAAAACGGTTATAGACCTGAAAAATCATCAAAATCCCATATGCTTAGTTATAGTTCAGATCAAACTAAGAAGTATTTTAGTCTATTGGAAAATGTCTTTTCGAATTCAACAAGGAATATATGAGCTGTTTGAAGAAAGTCTGCCCACATGTATGAGCATCTTCTCAATTTCACACATGTTTCAACAAAAGGATGGCGCGATACTTCTCACAAAATCTCACCATCTGCGCCTTCGACAAGCAACACCTGAAGAAAAATAGGTGAATGTTATCAAACTTGTTATGCAGGATATTGATTCAATTCggtctgaaaattttcagccaaattgatgatcgttaaggcattgataactgctttaaagctagtacggttcaggttgataAATTCAGTCCGTTcgttggtttaagcgagttagataccttaacgatcatcaatttggctgaaaatttgcagagatgatctatatagtAGTACCtaatgtacatacatgtacatttacaagcataattagctataatgggctacgctcattgtaccgccagaggtactaattcccgccaaaggaataacatacagatacacagccaggcgagctacagcctgagcctcggatcacccccagatcaccgccgacgcgccgccacgcgccgtgccaaggtagcatcagaagctcctgaagttcgggactgaagcacatcagtcccacatcgaaaacaaggagaagatcagcctcctcctcacctataagaggttctctcctctctcctcattaattacacattttactactcatttattgttatgctgtctatatgcattgactgacttaggcatcggagaagtgaagaccgcccaacgcggtctccctctgacgccctgtctttcgtttgacagctagcgaagatcaccaaatCCACatagtagcggtccgcccaccggacccgcgttaaacgaaagtttggctaccgccagactttgagcattaacacctaaaaactgaacggtcgagatgtggatatatgactgaaaagtgaccaaaaactcgaacttcacacgttaatttcaaagcgaagctccgctctggataggatctacgtaaggggtcatcatttggccttTCGGCCCTAAACCCGCCCGAACCTTTTTTTAGGGCGGGCCAGCtcgaccctttctcaaataggatAGGGTATGCAAAtaaagcccgacccgaccctTTAAGCCAACCCAATTAAGTCctactaatttttttaatttttctatttttttaatatgttttttttttcctataacatacaacttacCTCTTTCTTTataattgatttcctaagctttattttttttaatttttgcttcctttgttaaacaacaattaattttgggagatagttaattgaatataaccaccttaactaatatttataaattttaTAAGTCAATTccaatatatattaaatatgatcaacaaaaaacaatgagtcttatattacctatataaccgTTGGGCTACATTTTgagaacaaaaatataaataatgtatttctttttgttaaacaaaataaggccattTTCGGCCCTATTAAGAAGGccagcccgacccggccctagcggctcgggcttttcgggcgggtaacggttagcatatttaagcctcggccctaaattttgttgactttgactaggcccgacCCAGCCCTAACCTTGTTCATGATGACCCCTACATACGTTAAAGAAAGCTTAAAAAATTTAACATATAAAAAGTACAAGTCCTATGTCATTATAATTCCTCACAAAACATTAAAATAACTAAAATATGATAATAACGACGTCTATGAGCTACGTCACCTAGTAATTAAATACATAGCATTCATGgtttttaatttcttatttTCAAACCTGTCGagtatttttcaaaaaaatttttgatccataatcatttttttttatcaattttgacTCACCTCGTCCAAAATCAGatttaaaagataaaaagaGTTATGCATGTCTTTATTGTACCAAAATATAGGCATTTTGTGTGTATTTTTTACCCTTCttttattgttttcataaaacataaatatAAACAAATGAAAGAACACACATGCTTTCAGAATACGATCATAAACCAAAAGGATTAAAGAACAAATTCCATGGAGCATCAAATTTAGACATGTTAAAATAACActaaatttattgatttttttttttcaaataaaatgatATGCATTCACATTAGTGGGTGGGTAAGGCTTTACCAGGCCAATCTGTGGCAGCATAAGCATACCATCCTTCAGAAAATGCAGTACTAGATATAGTACGCTCCCTCCACTACCTCTCCTTTCTCAGAAGCCAAAGTCGTCCACTAGTAGAACCAGTACCACTGTTACAAGTACCACTACcaggcccttttttttttttttgaaataagggccGGTGCGGCCGCCCTTaagccttcattaatgaaaccatgGAATACATGGAGGGGACATGAGACCTAAACCCCAAATAACAAAGTACATCAAGAAAACTTCCTGAGATAATACCAGGAGCCTCAACTACAAACATGTATCCGaaaaagcaccaactagcaacgAGCGCACTACTGGCATCTCGAATTGCTTTGACATAACGGTGACACGACGGAAAAATAACCTGATCTGTAACGCGATTACAGCTtagcataatttccataaaAACAGatttcccatcatgttgccgCTGGAAAAAACATCCAGCGACACTAGGTTTCCACCTACCACTAGGAGGcaacgaccatttgacaaagcaagtaACTCGCCACCAACCTAGAGCAGACCAGGCATAAGAGATGCACATACCGGCACAGAGGCCACTCCAAACTACCCTTACTCG encodes the following:
- the LOC133742370 gene encoding uncharacterized protein LOC133742370, with amino-acid sequence MPGPGPHLMYAMGSGLALTTLTNGRFSPHHTLIYTVNAFFGPDIGSFTEWLASLVGGFGFDFGSELADAIHHPFYYVIILGLPLCILYSWLSRIFLLNRVLDSFPPVPLTKLQCILLVSAGSLSHFFLDHLFEENGHSGTYTWILSTGWWEGRAPINPDAVVVVGLLCIGLIGGFIYINRVKPPKSVNKYSSNESFQLIIIIASLYCLWCTSQVYLVNPRRPAVGEEADLGVLVFLATFLFFPHFLCILSMHPRGHEGLLLPK